The genomic interval ACCGACAGATATATGGGTTCGCAGGCGGTCGAAAGCGAGAATCGCCTGCTCCGATGGTCGTGAATTGCCCTAATTGGTGGCAGTGGGCTTTGCGACCGCATCGGTCGATGCGGTTTCGGCGCCGGGCAGCTTCCACTCGATTTTAAGATCTTCCGCCGTCAGCGTGTCGCGCGGCGCGAGCGACGGATCGGGCGCATCGGCGGCGCCGATGGCACCGGTCGGTTCGCCACGCTTCTCGGTGATGATCTGATACAGCTTGCGCGCGCCTTCCTGCGCGCGATGGCCGATCACCGTCGCGGCCTGTTCGCCGACTTCGCAAGCCGCCGGCTGGCGCTTGCAGAATTGACTGAAGTCCGACACCGCGGCGCTCGCTGCAGATACCGCCTCCGAGGCGCCGATCTGCGGCAGCTTCTCCGAATCCGGTGTCGACTCGCGCGGCAGAAACACCAGGACCACTCCGATCCAAAATGCCAAGCGAAGCAGAAAGAACATCTCGCGACCCCGTCGTCCAAATCCCCGTTGCGATTGGTCTCGCAATCGAGCTCCGTCGTAGCGAAGGTCAATGAATTCGGAGTGGATCGGTTACTTACAATTCGAGTGAAATCGGCTGAAAACACCGCCGAGCCGATTCGGCGTAAATATTCGATTGACGTTGCACGCTTTCTCACCGCGCACGCTGTTTGCGTCCACCAATTCGAAACCATATCGCGGCGGTCGCTGAAACCATGCGTTCACCATTCGGGTTGAATGCGGTGCGCCGACGCGCGGAGAAGCGGCCGAACGCCATCGTCTGCGGTCGCCTTAGTGTTCGTTTAATGTCGCTCTGACAGGTTCGGCCAACCACACGTGAGGCGCCACAATGCCTCCCGTTACGAGGCGACCAGCGAGCGCGAGAAGCGTGGCAGTATCCAGGATCATCGGTGAATGTCTCGATGCATTGCTGCATCCGTCGGCGCGCTATGACGCGCTGACGACTGCACGGCATCGTGCGTTCCTTGCGCCGCGTCTGCTCGGAAGCCTCGCCGCCTTCGCGGCCTTTCCACTGTATCTGGTTTTGCGTGGCGCTCCGACGGCGCTCGAGGCAGCTGCGTTTGCGTGGCTGATTGCGCCTATTCTGGTGGCGTGGTTCCTGTCGCGCACTGGGCGCTACGAGCAGGCACACTTTCTGTCGTCGCTGGCGCTGACTGCGCTGGTGATCGGCGTCGCCGCGCTGACCGGCGGCATTCAATCTTTCGCAGCCGTGTGGCTGGTGGTGATCCCGATCGAAGCGGCGCTGTCGGCTTCGCGTCGCGCCGT from Rhodopseudomonas palustris carries:
- a CDS encoding DUF5330 domain-containing protein, which codes for MFFLLRLAFWIGVVLVFLPRESTPDSEKLPQIGASEAVSAASAAVSDFSQFCKRQPAACEVGEQAATVIGHRAQEGARKLYQIITEKRGEPTGAIGAADAPDPSLAPRDTLTAEDLKIEWKLPGAETASTDAVAKPTATN